In candidate division WOR-3 bacterium, a genomic segment contains:
- a CDS encoding ATP-dependent Clp protease proteolytic subunit: MSLLNEYISKGIDIKILEDELLKLIKEYNKERSTYLFVYISAINKRIPDIPICQEDYYVIADLLRNKTIKKLDFYIETPGGSGEAAEEIVRFLRQKSDDITFVVSGEAKSAGTLMVLSGNEIMMTQTGSLGPIDAQIRIGRSFISAMDYKEWFENKITEAKQNNVLNPVDATIIAQISPGEIKSVYQSLDFAKDLVTEWLPKYKFKDWKFT, from the coding sequence ATGAGTTTATTAAATGAGTATATTTCAAAAGGCATTGATATAAAAATCCTTGAAGATGAATTATTAAAATTAATTAAAGAATATAATAAAGAAAGAAGCACTTATCTTTTTGTTTATATTTCAGCGATAAATAAACGGATTCCAGATATACCAATTTGCCAAGAAGATTATTATGTTATTGCTGATTTATTAAGAAACAAAACAATAAAAAAGTTAGATTTTTATATAGAAACACCTGGTGGCAGTGGAGAGGCCGCTGAAGAAATAGTGCGATTTTTAAGACAAAAAAGCGATGATATAACATTTGTAGTTTCTGGAGAAGCTAAAAGTGCTGGAACATTAATGGTACTATCCGGAAATGAAATTATGATGACACAGACAGGAAGTTTGGGGCCTATTGATGCTCAAATAAGAATTGGTCGAAGTTTTATTTCAGCTATGGATTATAAAGAATGGTTTGAAAATAAAATTACAGAAGCTAAACAAAACAATGTTTTGAATCCTGTTGATGCTACAATTATTGCTCAAATCTCACCGGGTGAAATAAAAAGTGTATATCAATCTTTAGATTTTGCTAAAGATTTAGTTACAGAATGGCTACCAAAATATAAATTTAAAGACTGGAAGTTTAC